A window of Nitrosopumilus sp. b3 contains these coding sequences:
- the pfdA gene encoding prefoldin subunit alpha has protein sequence MSEEQAEQLMQQMQMLETYFSDLSQREGTFYSILREATAAIESIQSLGKIPESETLVPIGMGTFIPTKISSNSKIILNIGAGVAVEKDFPSAINYLEARIKEIEVALQDTAAKKQDAASRLEQGKAQMNQMMQAMQQPKSG, from the coding sequence ATGAGTGAAGAACAGGCAGAGCAATTAATGCAGCAGATGCAAATGCTAGAGACATATTTTTCTGATTTATCTCAAAGAGAAGGAACTTTCTACAGTATTTTGAGGGAAGCTACTGCAGCAATTGAATCAATCCAGTCACTTGGTAAAATCCCTGAATCAGAAACTCTAGTTCCAATTGGAATGGGTACCTTTATCCCAACAAAGATTTCATCAAATAGCAAAATTATTTTGAATATTGGAGCAGGAGTTGCAGTTGAAAAAGATTTCCCTTCTGCAATTAATTATCTTGAAGCAAGAATTAAAGAAATCGAAGTTGCTTTGCAAGATACCGCTGCAAAGAAACAAGATGCAGCAAGTAGATTAGAGCAAGGAAAAGCACAAATGAATCAAATGATGCAGGCAATGCAACAACCAAAATCGGGATAA
- the ftsY gene encoding signal recognition particle-docking protein FtsY — MFDKLRSAFSNAAKSLGEKELNDKDIEDILFELEISLMESDVATEVIESIKDDLKTKLIGSKVDKKEIEKFVKDSLISSISSLFDIAGSYDLFAKIDEKKKQGKPFLILFVGINGTGKTTSLAKIAHLLQQAKYSVVIAAADTFRAGAIEQLREHTNRLNLKLVAQNYESDPAAVARDAVLYANSHRTDCVLIDTAGRMQTSKNLMEQIAKITKVVNPDMKIFVGDSLAGNDTVNQAREFYEHVKFDASILTKSDADAKGGAALSIVKITSTPVIYVGTGQEYSDLKEFDKKTFLETVFGSLDNVEIKKDQEPEPTPEPEPTPEPEPTPEP; from the coding sequence ATGTTTGATAAACTTCGTAGTGCATTCTCAAATGCAGCGAAAAGTCTTGGTGAGAAGGAACTTAATGATAAAGACATTGAAGATATTTTATTTGAATTAGAAATTTCTCTTATGGAGTCAGACGTTGCAACTGAAGTAATTGAATCAATCAAAGATGATCTCAAAACAAAACTGATTGGCTCTAAAGTTGATAAAAAAGAAATTGAAAAATTTGTAAAAGACAGTCTGATTTCCAGCATCTCTTCACTGTTTGATATCGCAGGAAGCTATGATCTATTTGCAAAAATTGATGAAAAAAAGAAACAAGGAAAACCCTTTTTGATTTTATTTGTTGGAATTAATGGAACTGGGAAAACTACGTCATTGGCAAAAATTGCACATCTGTTGCAACAAGCAAAATATTCTGTAGTTATAGCAGCAGCTGATACATTTAGAGCCGGAGCAATTGAGCAATTACGAGAACACACCAATCGACTTAATCTAAAACTTGTTGCCCAGAACTATGAGTCAGATCCTGCTGCTGTTGCACGAGATGCAGTTCTTTATGCAAATTCACACAGAACAGATTGCGTACTAATTGATACTGCAGGAAGAATGCAAACAAGCAAAAACTTGATGGAGCAAATTGCAAAAATCACCAAAGTTGTAAACCCTGACATGAAAATTTTTGTCGGTGACTCTTTGGCAGGAAATGATACAGTAAATCAAGCACGAGAGTTTTATGAACATGTAAAATTTGATGCGTCAATTTTGACCAAGAGTGATGCAGATGCCAAAGGCGGAGCTGCACTATCTATTGTCAAAATAACTTCAACTCCAGTAATTTACGTTGGAACTGGACAGGAATACTCTGATCTCAAGGAATTTGACAAGAAAACTTTTCTTGAAACTGTCTTTGGCTCTTTAGATAATGTTGAGATAAAAAAAGACCAAGAACCTGAACCAACACCAGAACCTGAACCAACACCAGAACCTGAACCAACACCAGAACCTGA
- a CDS encoding superoxide dismutase encodes MGKYTLPEMPYAYDALEPHIDARTMEIHHTKHHQAYTDKLNAALEACPADIQSKDILEILADINSVPEAQRGAVNFNGGGFDNHRLFWNNMKANGGGEPGGSIADAINSSFGSFAEFKEKFSSTTAVIQGSGWGWLVYNPTSSKVEYKSMPNQTSPRTEGLVPLLGCDVWEHAYYLNYQNKRPDYIAAWWNVVNWDEVESRFSKAK; translated from the coding sequence ATGGGAAAATACACTCTTCCTGAAATGCCATATGCATATGATGCACTTGAACCTCACATTGACGCAAGAACAATGGAGATTCATCATACAAAACATCATCAAGCATACACTGACAAACTAAATGCAGCTCTTGAAGCATGTCCTGCTGATATTCAATCAAAAGACATACTTGAGATTCTAGCTGATATCAATTCAGTACCAGAAGCTCAAAGAGGTGCAGTTAATTTCAATGGTGGTGGCTTTGATAACCACAGGCTATTTTGGAACAACATGAAAGCAAACGGAGGCGGTGAACCAGGAGGATCAATTGCTGATGCAATTAACAGTTCTTTTGGAAGCTTCGCTGAGTTTAAAGAGAAATTTTCATCCACCACAGCAGTAATTCAAGGTAGTGGTTGGGGATGGTTAGTTTACAATCCTACATCAAGTAAGGTTGAATACAAATCAATGCCAAACCAAACCAGTCCAAGAACTGAAGGACTAGTACCATTGTTGGGCTGTGATGTTTGGGAACATGCATACTATCTAAACTACCAAAACAAAAGACCAGACTATATCGCTGCATGGTGGAATGTAGTAAACTGGGATGAGGTAGAATCTAGATTCTCTAAAGCAAAATAA